In Anaerolineales bacterium, the following proteins share a genomic window:
- a CDS encoding NUDIX domain-containing protein: MRTRAGIVLIEDDKVALIERHRAGLDYFVFPGGGVDAGETPEQAAVREAMEELGVEVAVKQRVAEIHFDTSHQIYFLVELVSGEFGTGTGEEMMDADPNDPEEGIYIPVWMPIEELPRHEKVHPAALAKLVVQSKVNGWGNEVVVIYETA; encoded by the coding sequence ATGCGAACGCGGGCGGGGATTGTCCTCATCGAAGATGACAAGGTGGCGCTGATCGAACGTCACCGCGCGGGGTTGGATTATTTCGTGTTCCCAGGCGGGGGCGTGGACGCGGGCGAGACTCCTGAGCAAGCCGCTGTCCGTGAAGCGATGGAGGAGTTGGGGGTCGAAGTGGCTGTGAAGCAAAGAGTGGCGGAAATCCATTTTGATACGAGTCATCAAATTTATTTTCTCGTGGAACTCGTTTCGGGGGAGTTTGGGACTGGCACAGGCGAGGAGATGATGGATGCGGACCCGAATGATCCCGAAGAGGGAATTTACATCCCAGTTTGGATGCCAATTGAAGAGTTGCCGCGGCACGAGAAAGTTCATCCCGCCGCGTTGGCGAAGTTGGTCGTGCAGTCGAAGGTGAATGGATGGGGGAATGAGGTGGTTGTGATTTACGAGACCGCTTGA